The nucleotide window GCAGGTGTTGCAACATCCACCTTTGGTCATATGTATGGAGGAGTTACGTTAAAAGATAATGCCGGTAAACTGTACCTGATCAATCCGGTAGGCAGGGAAAAAGATCCGCAGGTGTACAACGGCCCCAACTATGGAGTTACACCAACCGTATTTGAAAGCAGCAATCATGGTGTATCATTTGTACAGACAGGAGTTTTGTTCAATAAAATAGCCTACAGAGGTTATGCGTCGCCCATTGGCAATATGGACGCGGTTTTTGCCAATGACGGAAAGGTAGTGGTTGCTGGAGAGGGTGGGGTAGAAAGCCCTCAGGAAGGTATTATTATTTACAGGAAATAAGTACAGGTAAATGCAGCTATTTAAATTATATCCCTATTTATTCACTATTCTTTTTCTGACCAGTGGCCTTAACTTGTATAGTCAACCCGTTAACAGGAAAATGAATGTGCTCTTTATCGTAGCCGATGACATGCGGCCGGATTTAGGATGTTATGGCAATAAAAAAGTGATCACCCCTAATATAGACAGGCTGGCGGACGGCAGCATCGTGTTCAACAATGCGTATTGCCAGCAGGCCGTTTGCAATCCTTCAAGAGCATCTGTATTAACGGGGCTTCGCCCGGATCAGACGGGTGTAACGGATCTGGTTACCCATTTCCGTACTAAGGTTCCCGATGCAGTTACTTTGCCACAGGCTTTTAAAAATGCGGGTTACACCACGATTGGGGTAGGAAAGATCTTTCATAATACTAAAAAGACAGTGGATACGGTTTCCTGGTCGTTACCCAATGCCGGAAATGTTTCTGTTAGCAATAAAGAATACTTCCTCGAAAGAAATAAAAAAGGAGGTAAAGCCGATGCTTTTGAATTTACCGAAGGGGAAGATGAGAAATACCCGGATGGGCAAATCGCAGGGGCGACCATTCAATTATTAAAACGATTTAAAGAATCAGGAGAACCTTTTTTTCTTGCCACAGGATTTAAAAAACCGCATCTTCCTTTTTGTGCTCCTCAGAAATACCTGGACTTATACCGGGATACCAGGTTTTCAGGTATCAGTAATAAAGAAAGACCTGCCGGGGCACCCGGTATAGCTTTTCATCAATGGCAGGAGCTCAGAGGGTATACGGATATCCCCGATCAGGGCCCGATAAGTGTACAAAAGGAACAAGACCTTATTAGGGCTCACTATGCGTGTATTAGCTATGTAGATGTACAGATTGGTAAGATCATGCAGGAATTGGATCGTTTAGGACTGAGAGAAAATACCATCGTTATTTTATGGGGTGATCACGGCTATCATTTGGGAGAGCAGGACCTCTGGTGTAAGTCCACGAACTTTGAGCTGGACACACGTATCCCATTAATAATATCGGCTCCGGAAATTACTCAAAAGACAGGTAAGACGAACGCAATAGTAGAAGCGGTAGATATTTACCCCACGCTGATCGATTTATGTGGTATTGTGTCCGCTTCTAAATTAAGTGGCAAAAGCCTGGCGCCATTACTGCTGAATCCGGGTATGAAATGGGATCATGTAGCCTACAGCCAGTTTTGCAGGCCCTATAAAGCGATTACCGCACAGCATCCTACTCATATGGGATACACCGTACGGGATAAAGATTTCAGGTATACGCTCTGGTACAACTTAAGTACCAATACTGTTGAAGCACGTGAACTGTATGATATGAGGCAATCGAACATTGAAACCGTAAATATTGCAGGACAAAAAAAATATCAGCAGGCAGAAAATAGGCTGACAAAAATGCTGGAAGCATATAAACAAAATCAATAGAACTATTTTAAAGGTCCACTAAATATTTCAAAAAATGATGAGATCAGGTATTATAACTATGATTGCTGTAGTATTAATGATGCCTTTGACAGGCTATACACAATCGAAGGGAGGCAACTCCAATATTTACAAATCGGTACTTTGGGAACAGGGCAAAGGCAAATATAAAAATTACCGGATCCCTGCAGTAATAGCTACTAAAAAAGGAACCGTGCTCGCATTTTGTGAAGCCAGGGAGGCCGGAGACACCGGCGATATCGACCTTTTGGTAAAACGCTCAAAGGATAATGGTAAAACATGGAGCGAAGAATCAGTAGTATGGAATGATGAGCAAAATACCTGCGGTAATCCATGTCCGGTTGTTGATATGGAAACAGGTCGTATCTGGCTGGTGACTTCCTGGAATGATGGTAAGGATCATGAAACAGCTATTGTTAATAAAACATCCAGATCCCCCCGTTTACCTTTTATATGCTATTCTGATGATGATGGCTTAAGCTGGTCAAAACCTGTTAGCATGGGAGCGGCAACCAGAGATACTTCCTGGGGCTGGTATGCAACCGGGCCTGGTATTGGTATACAGGTTAAAAACGGTGCCTACAAAGGAAGGTTAGTTATTCCTGCTAATCATAGCTACAACGATCCTGACGGTAAGATCAGGAAAGGACCTTATGGATATGGTGCTCATGTTTTGTATTCAGATGATCATGGTGCCAGCTGGAAAAAAAGCGAGTCTATAAAACCGGGATGTAACGAAAGCCAGGTAACCGAACTTGCAGATGGTACGCTGATGATGAATATGCGTTCTTATAACGAAAAGTTTTCAAGAGCGGTTAGCACCAGTAAAGACGGTGGCGCCACCTGGAGTGCTATAGGTCATGATTACCAGCTTACCGAATCCATCTGCCAGGCAAGTATCCTTAACTTTGGACAGGTGCAGGGAAAACCGGCCTATCTCTTTCTTAATCCCGCAGTGTCTGTCGGCAGGACGCATATGACTTTAAAAACCAGTTTCGATAATTGCCGGAGCTGGTCCAACAGTAAATTAGTTTACGCAGGCCCTTGCGGTTATTCCAGCTTGACCAGGCTGCCCAATGGCAGGGTAGGCATTTTTATTGAAGCCGGTAAGAAGAAATCTTACGAGAAAATGATCTTTGTTTCCTTCCCCGCTGAGACCCTGTTTACCGCAGGCGCTATGCTGCAGGAAAATGATATTTAAACTAATCTATCTGCAATTTACTATAATTTATGCTCCGTCTATTGGTTGTAGTTCTAATATTAGTCATAAAAACCTCATTGGCGCAACAACCTGTTGAGTCTGTTGTTTGGCCACAGGCAACACCGGGCGACGCCATTAAAGAGCATTTTGTATATGGATTAACGGTAGCCGCAGATGGTACCCTGTTGGCTTTTTCAGAAGGCAGGTTGAGCCCGGGCGATGCAAGTCCCCATCATATCGTATTAAAACGAAGCGCCGATAATGGCAAAAGCTGGCAGGCTTCCGCAATAGTGGTAAAAAGTAACGGCACCAGTTGTTATGCCAACCCAACACCGGTTGTAGATCAAAAGGGAACCATCCATTTGTTGTATGCAGAGAATTTCCGTAACGATTCTTCCGTATTGTATCATATAACCAGCAAGGATAACGGTACTACCTGGTCTGAACCAACCGTCTTAACTCGCTTATTTGACAGCGACTCTCAAAAAAGAGCTTTTCATCTGCCCGGCCCGGGTCACGGAATCCGGTTAAAAAATGGCCGCCTGCTGGTTCAGGTGTGGCATAGGCACAGTATCACCTATCCGCAAATTCAAAGAAACTATGGTGTATCCACTTTGTATAGCGATGATAATGGCCGAAGCTGGCAGAATAGTGGCTATGTACCCCTGTCAGATAGCTTGCAGGGAAATGAAAGTCGCCTGGTTACTTTGAGCAACGCTGATGTTTTGATGGACGCCAGGCCCAGCGGTGTTGCCAGGCAACAAAAAAGATTGATATCCGTAAGCAGGGACAGCGGTAAAACCTGGAGCCCGTTCTCCGAAAGTTCCAAAGTAGCTTTCACCGCGGTTGATATGGGGCTCAATACAATCCAGTACGGGAATAGCCGTTACCTGCTTTCCAGTTATCCATTGGGACCGGGCAGGCAAAACCTGGTATTACAGGCCAGCCGTGACCAGGGTAGCAGCTGGTATCAGCCAAAGTTAATTGCTAAAGGCAAGGTAAACTACTCAGATATAGCGGTTTTAAAAGATGGATCCATATTGGTTTTATATGGCAGGGGAACTCCGAAAGAAGTGGTAGCCTGCAGGTT belongs to Niabella yanshanensis and includes:
- a CDS encoding sulfatase, giving the protein MQLFKLYPYLFTILFLTSGLNLYSQPVNRKMNVLFIVADDMRPDLGCYGNKKVITPNIDRLADGSIVFNNAYCQQAVCNPSRASVLTGLRPDQTGVTDLVTHFRTKVPDAVTLPQAFKNAGYTTIGVGKIFHNTKKTVDTVSWSLPNAGNVSVSNKEYFLERNKKGGKADAFEFTEGEDEKYPDGQIAGATIQLLKRFKESGEPFFLATGFKKPHLPFCAPQKYLDLYRDTRFSGISNKERPAGAPGIAFHQWQELRGYTDIPDQGPISVQKEQDLIRAHYACISYVDVQIGKIMQELDRLGLRENTIVILWGDHGYHLGEQDLWCKSTNFELDTRIPLIISAPEITQKTGKTNAIVEAVDIYPTLIDLCGIVSASKLSGKSLAPLLLNPGMKWDHVAYSQFCRPYKAITAQHPTHMGYTVRDKDFRYTLWYNLSTNTVEARELYDMRQSNIETVNIAGQKKYQQAENRLTKMLEAYKQNQ
- a CDS encoding sialidase family protein — protein: MMRSGIITMIAVVLMMPLTGYTQSKGGNSNIYKSVLWEQGKGKYKNYRIPAVIATKKGTVLAFCEAREAGDTGDIDLLVKRSKDNGKTWSEESVVWNDEQNTCGNPCPVVDMETGRIWLVTSWNDGKDHETAIVNKTSRSPRLPFICYSDDDGLSWSKPVSMGAATRDTSWGWYATGPGIGIQVKNGAYKGRLVIPANHSYNDPDGKIRKGPYGYGAHVLYSDDHGASWKKSESIKPGCNESQVTELADGTLMMNMRSYNEKFSRAVSTSKDGGATWSAIGHDYQLTESICQASILNFGQVQGKPAYLFLNPAVSVGRTHMTLKTSFDNCRSWSNSKLVYAGPCGYSSLTRLPNGRVGIFIEAGKKKSYEKMIFVSFPAETLFTAGAMLQENDI
- a CDS encoding sialidase family protein is translated as MLRLLVVVLILVIKTSLAQQPVESVVWPQATPGDAIKEHFVYGLTVAADGTLLAFSEGRLSPGDASPHHIVLKRSADNGKSWQASAIVVKSNGTSCYANPTPVVDQKGTIHLLYAENFRNDSSVLYHITSKDNGTTWSEPTVLTRLFDSDSQKRAFHLPGPGHGIRLKNGRLLVQVWHRHSITYPQIQRNYGVSTLYSDDNGRSWQNSGYVPLSDSLQGNESRLVTLSNADVLMDARPSGVARQQKRLISVSRDSGKTWSPFSESSKVAFTAVDMGLNTIQYGNSRYLLSSYPLGPGRQNLVLQASRDQGSSWYQPKLIAKGKVNYSDIAVLKDGSILVLYGRGTPKEVVACRLSKDWIRTHLLEVER